In the Klebsiella aerogenes KCTC 2190 genome, one interval contains:
- the tsaA gene encoding tRNA (N6-threonylcarbamoyladenosine(37)-N6)-methyltransferase TrmO, which translates to MSAFQFAQIGVIRSPYKEKFAVPRQPGLVEHGGGELHLLAPYNQADAVRGLENFSHLWVLFVFHQTMAGGWRPTVRPPRLGGNARMGVFATRSTFRPNPIGMSLVELKGVRCQKDQVILELGSLDLVDGTPVVDIKPYLPFAEALPDASASYAQQAPLASMNVSFTPEIEAQLLTLEKRYPHIKAFIREVLAQDPRPAYRKEEEAGKTYAVWLLDFNVRWRVIPSGFEVFSLEPR; encoded by the coding sequence ATGAGTGCATTTCAGTTCGCGCAGATAGGCGTCATCCGCTCGCCGTATAAAGAGAAGTTTGCCGTTCCTCGCCAGCCTGGTCTGGTTGAACACGGCGGCGGAGAACTTCATCTGCTCGCGCCCTATAACCAGGCTGACGCCGTGCGTGGACTGGAAAACTTCAGCCACCTGTGGGTGCTGTTCGTCTTTCATCAGACCATGGCTGGCGGCTGGCGCCCGACCGTGCGCCCTCCCCGCCTTGGCGGCAACGCGCGCATGGGCGTCTTCGCGACCCGCTCGACATTTCGCCCCAACCCTATCGGCATGTCGCTGGTTGAACTGAAAGGCGTTCGCTGCCAGAAGGATCAGGTAATACTGGAACTTGGCAGCCTCGATCTCGTTGACGGCACGCCGGTGGTTGATATCAAACCTTATCTTCCCTTTGCCGAAGCCCTTCCTGATGCCAGCGCTAGCTATGCGCAACAGGCGCCGCTGGCAAGCATGAATGTCAGCTTTACGCCAGAAATAGAAGCACAGTTACTGACGCTGGAAAAACGCTACCCGCATATCAAAGCGTTTATCCGTGAAGTACTGGCGCAGGATCCGCGTCCGGCTTATCGCAAAGAGGAAGAAGCAGGGAAAACCTACGCCGTCTGGTTGCTCGATTTCAACGTGCGCTGGCGGGTAATCCCCTCCGGTTTTGAAGTCTTTTCTCTCGAACCGCGCTAA